In the genome of Ctenopharyngodon idella isolate HZGC_01 chromosome 19, HZGC01, whole genome shotgun sequence, one region contains:
- the gsdmea gene encoding uncharacterized protein gsdmea isoform X2 produces MYMEDTGKLQCDSETVLDIPPNTVMAYSVIEMNIDNDGYFDLWLEPCGLEADDISQNPFPILSEVDGQQPLIQEGVPLDTLKNALADVQTSFCALADLSAESRSSILLLLRKILLDRSVLSALAERIMLSSDDTPCFLTNELSEKQRQIIEPFLDLLMREPLDKNGLSTSTSLSDGCQISTANHSDLSLESEFKGSSHKPEEQNGCHNAVSNQKACSTKASKHSMKFMDAMQMLISALEEMTDAGLNLLEQFCTSEGLKSLQDLVIHLTSNYTDTIPVFLQSDDEFHRVEALFKSCNVLLKKEKDTLTSEMTCSEGFLPVLLCIAIHGLASLSGA; encoded by the exons ATGTACATGGAAGACACTGGAAAACTGCAGTGTGACTCTGAGACTGTATTAGACATCCCACCGAACACCGTGATGGCTTACAGTGTCATTGAAATGAACATTGACAATGACGGATACTTTG ATTTGTGGCTTGAGCCTTGTGGGCTAGAAGCAGATGACATTTCCCAGAATCCCTTTCCCATTTTATCAGAGGTGGATGGTCAACAGCCACTGATCCAAGAAGGTGTCCCACTTGACACCCTGAAAAATG CACTTGCAGATGTTCAGACTAGCTTTTGTGCACTGGCTGACTTGTCTGCTGAGAGCCGTTCCTCCATCCTGCTTCTGTTGAGGAAAATTCTGTTGGACCGATCTGTCTTGTCAGCTTTAGCGGAAAGA ATTATGTTAAGCAGTGATGATACTCCATGCTTCTTAACCAACGAGCTGTCTGAAAAACAGAGACAGATTATTGAGCCGTTTTTAGATTTACTGATGCGTGAACCACTTGACAAGAACGGACTTTCCACATCAACGTCATTGTCAGATGGATGTCAGATatcaacagccaatcacagtgaTCTTTCCTTGGAATCTGAGTTTAAAGGATCAAGCCACAAACCAGAAGAACAGAATGGCTGTCACAACGCAGTATCCAATCAGAAAGCATGCTCAACAAAAGCAAGCAAGCACAGCATGAAGTTTATGGATGCCATGCAAATGCTGATCAGCGCTCTTGAGG AGATGACGGATGCTGGACTGAACCTGCTAGAACAGTTCTGCACTTCTGAAGGTCTCAAAAGTCTACAGGATTTA GTAATTCATCTGACTTCTAACTACACGGACACCATCCCTGTTTTCCTACAAAGTGACGATGAATTCCACAGAGTGGAGGCACTTTTTAAGTCATGTAATGTTTTACTAAAGAAAGAGAAGGACACATTAACCTCAGAAATGACTTGCAGTGAGGGATTCCTCCCTGTGTTACTGTGCATTGCCATCCATGGCCTTGCTTCCCTAAGTGGTGCATGA
- the gsdmea gene encoding gasdermin-E isoform X1, translating to MYDRATKKLVKQIDPKGTLIATSSLNDSRKLKPLAVVLKVQKVWFWQQTKYIPTHFNLNHLLDGEGIKPVCEEEEFVKYKGTHINTRSGSVDLGGAAVNLNVNGQGSSQLHLSLGKLQKECVDIPKLINDSKGRKLDLTHSLIQQSQKRNKGFTILTERIFTTCNCSISCKELEKGSFHAIFGVGCVEMYMEDTGKLQCDSETVLDIPPNTVMAYSVIEMNIDNDGYFDLWLEPCGLEADDISQNPFPILSEVDGQQPLIQEGVPLDTLKNALADVQTSFCALADLSAESRSSILLLLRKILLDRSVLSALAERIMLSSDDTPCFLTNELSEKQRQIIEPFLDLLMREPLDKNGLSTSTSLSDGCQISTANHSDLSLESEFKGSSHKPEEQNGCHNAVSNQKACSTKASKHSMKFMDAMQMLISALEEMTDAGLNLLEQFCTSEGLKSLQDLVIHLTSNYTDTIPVFLQSDDEFHRVEALFKSCNVLLKKEKDTLTSEMTCSEGFLPVLLCIAIHGLASLSGA from the exons ATGTATGATAGAGCGACAAAGAAGTTGGTCAAACAGATAGATCCTAAAGGCACTCTGATTGCGACCTCCAGCTTGAATGATTCCAGAAAACTCAAGCCGCTTGCAGTGGTGCTGAAAGTCCAAAAAGTGTGGTTCTGGCAGCAAACCAAATACATACCCACACACTTCAATCTTAATCACCTGCTGGATGGGGAAGGAATTAAACCAG TATGTGAGGAGGAAGAGTTTGTGAAGTATAAGGGAACACACATAAACACCAGGTCTGGATCTGTAGATTTGGGAGGTGCAGCTGTCAACCTAAATGTGAATGGACAGGGCTCATCACAACTTCATTTATCTCTAGGGAAACTTCAGAAGGAATGCGTGGATATTCCAAAACTAATAAATGACTCCAAAGGAAG GAAATTGGACCTCACGCACTCTTTGATCCAGCAGTCCCAAAAGAGGAACAAGGGTTTTACAATCCTTACAGAGCGAATCTTCACCACCTGCAACTGCTCAATCTCTTGTAAAGAACTGGAGAAGGGTAGCTTCCATGCCATATTTGGAGTGGGTTGTGTTGAG ATGTACATGGAAGACACTGGAAAACTGCAGTGTGACTCTGAGACTGTATTAGACATCCCACCGAACACCGTGATGGCTTACAGTGTCATTGAAATGAACATTGACAATGACGGATACTTTG ATTTGTGGCTTGAGCCTTGTGGGCTAGAAGCAGATGACATTTCCCAGAATCCCTTTCCCATTTTATCAGAGGTGGATGGTCAACAGCCACTGATCCAAGAAGGTGTCCCACTTGACACCCTGAAAAATG CACTTGCAGATGTTCAGACTAGCTTTTGTGCACTGGCTGACTTGTCTGCTGAGAGCCGTTCCTCCATCCTGCTTCTGTTGAGGAAAATTCTGTTGGACCGATCTGTCTTGTCAGCTTTAGCGGAAAGA ATTATGTTAAGCAGTGATGATACTCCATGCTTCTTAACCAACGAGCTGTCTGAAAAACAGAGACAGATTATTGAGCCGTTTTTAGATTTACTGATGCGTGAACCACTTGACAAGAACGGACTTTCCACATCAACGTCATTGTCAGATGGATGTCAGATatcaacagccaatcacagtgaTCTTTCCTTGGAATCTGAGTTTAAAGGATCAAGCCACAAACCAGAAGAACAGAATGGCTGTCACAACGCAGTATCCAATCAGAAAGCATGCTCAACAAAAGCAAGCAAGCACAGCATGAAGTTTATGGATGCCATGCAAATGCTGATCAGCGCTCTTGAGG AGATGACGGATGCTGGACTGAACCTGCTAGAACAGTTCTGCACTTCTGAAGGTCTCAAAAGTCTACAGGATTTA GTAATTCATCTGACTTCTAACTACACGGACACCATCCCTGTTTTCCTACAAAGTGACGATGAATTCCACAGAGTGGAGGCACTTTTTAAGTCATGTAATGTTTTACTAAAGAAAGAGAAGGACACATTAACCTCAGAAATGACTTGCAGTGAGGGATTCCTCCCTGTGTTACTGTGCATTGCCATCCATGGCCTTGCTTCCCTAAGTGGTGCATGA